One genomic segment of Gossypium arboreum isolate Shixiya-1 chromosome 3, ASM2569848v2, whole genome shotgun sequence includes these proteins:
- the LOC108464292 gene encoding putative 1-phosphatidylinositol-3-phosphate 5-kinase FAB1C isoform X16, with product MKKMLMILKQEGSPMAQYVAPFYQENMDALRKPNIGTEELDNIYDYSDDFIFHNHYEKSQKLLDFENNGLIWFPPPPEDENEEIESNFFTYDDEDDDIGDSGAMFSSSSSLSSMFPVREKQNEGIKEPLKAIIQGHFRVLVLQLLLSEGIKVGKEDNAGDWLDIITTIAWQAAKFVKPDTSRGGSMDPGDYVKVKCIASGNPSESTLVKGVVCTKNIKHKRMTSQYKNPRLLLLGGALEFQKAPNQLASFSTLLQQENDHLKMIIAKIEALHPNVLLVEKSVSSYAQEYLLEKEISLVLNVKRPLLERIARCSGALVCPSIDNLSIARLGHCKLFRVKKVSEEHEISNQLNKKPSKTLMFFEGCPRRLGCTVLLRGRSREELKKVKHVVQYAVFAAYHLSLETSFLADEGATLPKMKVKHSVIRPEKMQSDNVILVAPSSFYPSNFNAIGNSFTQNDASPSLNPKQGSLESFPNQDDQIHISPSFGGSILDTCNDDLTPIVDMDLCSLEQLSRLQMPTMFPCDIRDFPQSEKRETVTEEERHNMHELEKSKKIIEDEASSGCFSATDTHQSILVSFSSRCVLKGTVCERSRLFRIKFYGSFDKPLGRYLQDDLFDQASCCQSCNEPTEAHVICYTHRQGNLTINVRRLSSLKLPGERDGKIWMWHRCLRCAHIDGVPPATHRVVMSDAAWGLSFGKFLELSFSNHATANRVATCGHSLQRDCLRFYGFGNMIAFFRYTPIDILSVHLPLSMLEFSGDIQREWIRKEAAELMVKVEILYAEVLDVLDNIEQKNNSSNASDLSNHIMELRDQIQKERNDYISLLQPTAIETSHLDLTTMDILELNCLKRSLLIGLHVWDRRLNSLDSHLGKGSAFKGKPGLSKDGKLDAYRQKTYKSTDSLEPPKSDARLEQNSSLPTFESDVPEELDLALCIENKVENEETDKSVHSPTSTLSERIDSAWIGTDLLTLKVQYPEAYQGNELQTRLVKPTSKIDNLPLRKVASPMRVHSFDSVLRLQARIQKGLHPSTLHLSTLKSFHATRDYRTMVRDPVSNVTSTYSYTLPFEAQKLNLSLRSTPTLINCASHVAEGARLLLVQRVHSDIVIAVYDNDPASIISYALSSKEYEEWVDDKSIKMGGGWSIIDRSKKDSATSSFSPWQPFGSLDTDYTHFGSFGSEDTSSSIGAMFTDTKRSPHLIVSFGDDSYVGGGIVKFSVTCYFAKQFYSLRRKCCPNEVDFVRSLSRCQKWSAQGGKSNVYFAKSLDERFIIKQVQKTELESFNEFAPEYFKYLSDSLSSGSPTCLAKILGIYQVSVKHLKGGKETKMDLVVMENLFFRRSISRIYDLKGSARSRYNPDTSGRNKVLLDMNLLETLRTEPIFLGSKAKRILERAIWNDTSFLASIAVMDYSLLVGLDEEHNELVLGIIDFMRQYTWDKHLETWVKASGILGGPKNASPTIISPKQYKKRFRKAMTAYFLTVPDQWTL from the exons ATGAAGAAGATGCTAATGATTTTG AAGCAAGAAGGGAGCCCGATGGCTCAATATGTTGCTCCCTTTTATCAAGAAAACATGGATGCTTTAAGAAAGCCAAATATAGGGACCGAGGAACTTGATAATATTTATGATTACTCTGATGATTTTATTTTCCATAATCATTATGAAAAGTCACAAAAGCTTTTGGATTTTGAAAACAATGGCCTAATATGGTTTCCACCACCACCTGAGGATGAGAATGAGGAGATAGAGAGTAACTTCTTCACATatgatgatgaagatgatgatattGGGGATTCTGGCGCAATGTTCTCATCAAGTAGTAGCCTTTCAAGTATGTTCCCAGTAAGGGAGAAACAAAACGAAGGAATCAAAGAGCCCCTTAAAGCTATAATACAAGGGCATTTTAGGGTTTTGGTGTTGCAGCTTTTACTAAGTGAGGGTATCAAAGTTGGTAAAGAGGATAATGCTGGGGATTGGCTTGACATTATCACAACAATTGCATGGCAAGCTGCAAAATTTGTGAAACCAGATACTAGCAGAGGAGGCAGTATGGATCCTGGGGATTATGTAAAGGTTAAGTGTATAGCGTCAGGAAATCCCAGTGAAAG CACCCTTGTCAAGGGAGTGGTATGTACCAAAAATATAAAACACAAGCGCATGACCTCACAATACAAAAATCCTAGATTACTTCTTTTAGGAGGAGCCCTTGAATTTCAGAAAGCTCCAAATCAGCTGGCATCGTTTAGCACATTACTTCAACAG GAAAATGATCATCTCAAGATGATCATTGCAAAGATTGAGGCTCTTCACCCTAATGTTTTGCTTGTAGAAAAGAGTGTGTCTTCATATGCCCAAGAGTATCTGCTTGAAAAGGAAATATCATTAGTTCTCAATGTGAAAAGGCCATTATTAGAGCGGATAGCAAGGTGTAGTGGTGCTCTTGTTTGTCCATCGATTGATAATTTATCTATTGCACGCTTGGGCCACTGCAAATTATTTCGAGTCAAAAAAGTATCAGAAGAACATGAGATTTCCAATCAATTGAACAAAAAACCATCAAAAACATTGATGTTCTTTGAAGGTTGTCCCAGACGCTTAGGTTGCACg GTCTTGTTGAGAGGTAGATCTCGTGAAGAACTAAAAAAGGTTAAACATGTTGTCCAATACGCTGTTTTTGCAGCTTATCACTTATCGCTTGAAACTTCCTTCCTTGCTGACGAAGGTGCTACTCTGCCTAAGATGAAAGTAAAACATTCAGTTATTAGACCAGAGAAAATGCAGTCTGACAATGTCATTTTAGTTGCCCCTAGTTCCTTTTATCCTTCCAATTTCAATGCAATAGGCAATTCCTTCACTCAAAATGATGCATCTCCAAGTCTTAATCCAAAGCAAGGAAGCTTAGAATCATTTCCTAATCAGGATGATCAAATTCATATTTCCCCATCTTTTGGTGGTTCTATTCTAGATACATGCAATGATGATTTAACACCTATTGTGGATATGGATTTGTGTTCTTTGGAACAATTGAGTCGTTTACAAATGCCTACTATGTTTCCCTGTGATATTAGAGATTTTCCCCAATCTGAAAAGCGAGAAACTGTGACTGAAGAGGAGAGGCATAATATGCATGAATTGGAAAAATCTAAAAAGATTATAGAAGATGAAGCTTCCAGTGGATGTTTTTCAGCCACTGACACACACCAGAGTATATTGGTTTCATTTTCAAGTCGGTGTGTTCTAAAAGGAACTGTATGTGAACGTTCACGACTTTTTCGAATAAAGTTCTATGGGTCTTTTGATAAACCACTGGGAAGATACCTTcaagatgacttgtttgatcaa gCATCTTGTTGCCAGTCATGCAATGAGCCAACTGAAGCTCATGTCATATGTTATACTCACCGGCAAGGAAACCTGACAATCAATGTAAGGCGCCTTTCCTCTCTTAAGCTACCTGGTGAACGAGATGGGAAAATATGGATGTGGCACAGATGCCTTAGGTGTGCTCATATTGATGGGGTTCCTCCAGCAACTCATAGAGTGGTTATGTCTGATGCTGCTTGGGGACTTTCTTTTGGAAAGTTTTTGGAGCTTAGTTTTTCAAATCATGCAACTGCTAATCGTGTTGCAACTTGTGGTCATTCCTTGCAGAGGGACTGCCTTCGTTTCTATGG ATTTGGCAACATGATAGCATTTTTTCGCTATACCCCAATTGATATACTATCAGTACATTTGCCCCTATCAATGCTTGAGTTTAGTGGGGATATTCAACGAGAGTGGATAAGAAAAGAGGCAGCTGAG CTAATGGTCAAAGTGGAAATTTTATATGCGGAGGTATTGGATGTACTTGACAACATTGAACAAAAGAATAATTCATCAAATGCAAGTGACTTATCAAATCATATTATGGAACTAAGAGATCAGATTCAAAAGGAGAGAAATGATTACATT AGTTTGTTACAACCAACTGCTATCGAGACATCACATCTTGATTTGACAACTATGGACATCCTAGAACTGAATTGCTTAAAGCGTTCACTTCTAATTGGTTTGCATGTATGGGATCGACGACTTAATTCATTGGATTCTCATCTTGGGAAAGGTTCTGCATTCAAAGGTAAACCTGGTCTCTCCAAGGATGGGAAACTTGATGCTTATCGACAAAAAACCTACAAATCTACAGATTCACTAGAACCTCCTAAAAGTGACGCACGATTGGAGCAAAACTCTAGTTTGCCAACCTTTGAATCTGATGTGCCAGAAGAATTGGACCTTGCATTGTGTATTGAAAATAAAGTGGAGAATGAGGAAACAGATAAAAGTGTCCATTCTCCTACATCTACATTATCTGAAAGAATAGATTCTGCTTGGATAGGTACTGATCTACTTACATTAAAAGTTCAATATCCAGAAGCATATCAGGGAAATGAGCTCCAAACTCGCTTGGTCAAGCCAACAAGTAAAATCGATAATCTTCCTTTGAGAAAGGTAGCTTCTCCAATGAGGGTTCATTCTTTTGATTCTGTATTGAGACTCCAAGCAAGAATTCAAAAAGGATTGCACCCCTCAACATTGCATTTATCAACACTTAAATCATTTCATGCTACTAGAGATTATAGGACTATGGTGAGAGATCCTGTTTCTAATGTGACAAGTACCTACTCTTATACATTGCCATTTGAGGCACAAAAGTTGAATTTATCACTTCGATCCACACCCACGTTAATCAATTGTGCATCTCATGTGGCTGAAGGGGCTCGGCTACTTCTTGTGCAGAGGGTTCACAGTGATATCGTTATTGCTGTTTATGACAATGATCCCGCAAGTATAATATCATATGCTCTTAGTTCAAAAGAATATGAAGAATGGGTTGATGATAAGTCCATTAAAATGGGAGGAGGTTGGAGTATTATTGATAGAAGCAAAAAAGATTCTGCAACTTCCAGCTTTTCACCCTGGCAGCCATTTGGTTCACTTGACACGGATTATACACATTTTGGAAGTTTTGGCTCTGAAGATACTTCATCATCCATTGGTGCCATGTTTACTGATACAAAAAGGTCTCCACATTTAATAGTTTCTTTTGGAGATGACTCTTATGTTGGTGGTGGCATAGTGAAGTTTTCTGTTACTTGTTATTTTGCAAAACAATTTTATTCTCTTAGAAGAAAATGTTGCCCTAATGAAGTGGATTTTGTACGTTCCTTAAGCCGCTGTCAGAAATGGAGTGCACAAGGGGGAAAGAGCAATGTGTATTTTGCCAAATCGTTAGATGAGAGATTCATTATAAAGCAAGTACAAAAAACAGAGCTAGAATCTTTTAATGAATTTGCACCAGAGTACTTCAAGTATTTGTCTGATTCTCTTAGCTCAGGAAGCCCAACTTGCCTTGCAAAAATTCTTGGTATTTATCAG GTCTCTGTAAAACACTTGAAAGGTGGGAAAGAAACAAAAATGGATCTTGTGGTAATGGAGAACTTATTTTTCAGAAGAAGTATATCTAGGATTTATGATCTTAAGGGCTCTGCAAGATCACGATATAATCCAGACACATCAGGAAGAAACAAAGTACTATTAGACATGAATCTGTTAGAAACATTGCGAACAGAGCCTATTTTTCTTGGAAGCAAGGCAAAGAGAATTCTCGAGAGAGCTATTTGGAATGACACATCTTTCTTGGCA TCTATCGCAGTCATGGACTACTCGTTATTGGTTGGATTGGATGAGGAGCACAATGAGCTTGTATTAGGAATCATTGATTTCATGAGACAATATACCTGGGACAAGCACTTGGAGACATGGGTTAAAGCATCTGGGATACTAGGTGGGCCAAAAAATGCGTCCCCAACAATTATTTCTCCCAAACAATACAAGAAAAGATTCCGAAAAGCAATGACTGCATATTTTCTCACAGTACCTGATCAATGGACTTTGTGA
- the LOC108464292 gene encoding putative 1-phosphatidylinositol-3-phosphate 5-kinase FAB1C isoform X15 has protein sequence MKKMLMILKKQEGSPMAQYVAPFYQENMDALRKPNIGTEELDNIYDYSDDFIFHNHYEKSQKLLDFENNGLIWFPPPPEDENEEIESNFFTYDDEDDDIGDSGAMFSSSSSLSSMFPVREKQNEGIKEPLKAIIQGHFRVLVLQLLLSEGIKVGKEDNAGDWLDIITTIAWQAAKFVKPDTSRGGSMDPGDYVKVKCIASGNPSESTLVKGVVCTKNIKHKRMTSQYKNPRLLLLGGALEFQKAPNQLASFSTLLQQENDHLKMIIAKIEALHPNVLLVEKSVSSYAQEYLLEKEISLVLNVKRPLLERIARCSGALVCPSIDNLSIARLGHCKLFRVKKVSEEHEISNQLNKKPSKTLMFFEGCPRRLGCTVLLRGRSREELKKVKHVVQYAVFAAYHLSLETSFLADEGATLPKMKVKHSVIRPEKMQSDNVILVAPSSFYPSNFNAIGNSFTQNDASPSLNPKQGSLESFPNQDDQIHISPSFGGSILDTCNDDLTPIVDMDLCSLEQLSRLQMPTMFPCDIRDFPQSEKRETVTEEERHNMHELEKSKKIIEDEASSGCFSATDTHQSILVSFSSRCVLKGTVCERSRLFRIKFYGSFDKPLGRYLQDDLFDQASCCQSCNEPTEAHVICYTHRQGNLTINVRRLSSLKLPGERDGKIWMWHRCLRCAHIDGVPPATHRVVMSDAAWGLSFGKFLELSFSNHATANRVATCGHSLQRDCLRFYGFGNMIAFFRYTPIDILSVHLPLSMLEFSGDIQREWIRKEAAELMVKVEILYAEVLDVLDNIEQKNNSSNASDLSNHIMELRDQIQKERNDYISLLQPTAIETSHLDLTTMDILELNCLKRSLLIGLHVWDRRLNSLDSHLGKGSAFKGKPGLSKDGKLDAYRQKTYKSTDSLEPPKSDARLEQNSSLPTFESDVPEELDLALCIENKVENEETDKSVHSPTSTLSERIDSAWIGTDLLTLKVQYPEAYQGNELQTRLVKPTSKIDNLPLRKVASPMRVHSFDSVLRLQARIQKGLHPSTLHLSTLKSFHATRDYRTMVRDPVSNVTSTYSYTLPFEAQKLNLSLRSTPTLINCASHVAEGARLLLVQRVHSDIVIAVYDNDPASIISYALSSKEYEEWVDDKSIKMGGGWSIIDRSKKDSATSSFSPWQPFGSLDTDYTHFGSFGSEDTSSSIGAMFTDTKRSPHLIVSFGDDSYVGGGIVKFSVTCYFAKQFYSLRRKCCPNEVDFVRSLSRCQKWSAQGGKSNVYFAKSLDERFIIKQVQKTELESFNEFAPEYFKYLSDSLSSGSPTCLAKILGIYQVSVKHLKGGKETKMDLVVMENLFFRRSISRIYDLKGSARSRYNPDTSGRNKVLLDMNLLETLRTEPIFLGSKAKRILERAIWNDTSFLASIAVMDYSLLVGLDEEHNELVLGIIDFMRQYTWDKHLETWVKASGILGGPKNASPTIISPKQYKKRFRKAMTAYFLTVPDQWTL, from the exons ATGAAGAAGATGCTAATGATTTTG AAGAAGCAAGAAGGGAGCCCGATGGCTCAATATGTTGCTCCCTTTTATCAAGAAAACATGGATGCTTTAAGAAAGCCAAATATAGGGACCGAGGAACTTGATAATATTTATGATTACTCTGATGATTTTATTTTCCATAATCATTATGAAAAGTCACAAAAGCTTTTGGATTTTGAAAACAATGGCCTAATATGGTTTCCACCACCACCTGAGGATGAGAATGAGGAGATAGAGAGTAACTTCTTCACATatgatgatgaagatgatgatattGGGGATTCTGGCGCAATGTTCTCATCAAGTAGTAGCCTTTCAAGTATGTTCCCAGTAAGGGAGAAACAAAACGAAGGAATCAAAGAGCCCCTTAAAGCTATAATACAAGGGCATTTTAGGGTTTTGGTGTTGCAGCTTTTACTAAGTGAGGGTATCAAAGTTGGTAAAGAGGATAATGCTGGGGATTGGCTTGACATTATCACAACAATTGCATGGCAAGCTGCAAAATTTGTGAAACCAGATACTAGCAGAGGAGGCAGTATGGATCCTGGGGATTATGTAAAGGTTAAGTGTATAGCGTCAGGAAATCCCAGTGAAAG CACCCTTGTCAAGGGAGTGGTATGTACCAAAAATATAAAACACAAGCGCATGACCTCACAATACAAAAATCCTAGATTACTTCTTTTAGGAGGAGCCCTTGAATTTCAGAAAGCTCCAAATCAGCTGGCATCGTTTAGCACATTACTTCAACAG GAAAATGATCATCTCAAGATGATCATTGCAAAGATTGAGGCTCTTCACCCTAATGTTTTGCTTGTAGAAAAGAGTGTGTCTTCATATGCCCAAGAGTATCTGCTTGAAAAGGAAATATCATTAGTTCTCAATGTGAAAAGGCCATTATTAGAGCGGATAGCAAGGTGTAGTGGTGCTCTTGTTTGTCCATCGATTGATAATTTATCTATTGCACGCTTGGGCCACTGCAAATTATTTCGAGTCAAAAAAGTATCAGAAGAACATGAGATTTCCAATCAATTGAACAAAAAACCATCAAAAACATTGATGTTCTTTGAAGGTTGTCCCAGACGCTTAGGTTGCACg GTCTTGTTGAGAGGTAGATCTCGTGAAGAACTAAAAAAGGTTAAACATGTTGTCCAATACGCTGTTTTTGCAGCTTATCACTTATCGCTTGAAACTTCCTTCCTTGCTGACGAAGGTGCTACTCTGCCTAAGATGAAAGTAAAACATTCAGTTATTAGACCAGAGAAAATGCAGTCTGACAATGTCATTTTAGTTGCCCCTAGTTCCTTTTATCCTTCCAATTTCAATGCAATAGGCAATTCCTTCACTCAAAATGATGCATCTCCAAGTCTTAATCCAAAGCAAGGAAGCTTAGAATCATTTCCTAATCAGGATGATCAAATTCATATTTCCCCATCTTTTGGTGGTTCTATTCTAGATACATGCAATGATGATTTAACACCTATTGTGGATATGGATTTGTGTTCTTTGGAACAATTGAGTCGTTTACAAATGCCTACTATGTTTCCCTGTGATATTAGAGATTTTCCCCAATCTGAAAAGCGAGAAACTGTGACTGAAGAGGAGAGGCATAATATGCATGAATTGGAAAAATCTAAAAAGATTATAGAAGATGAAGCTTCCAGTGGATGTTTTTCAGCCACTGACACACACCAGAGTATATTGGTTTCATTTTCAAGTCGGTGTGTTCTAAAAGGAACTGTATGTGAACGTTCACGACTTTTTCGAATAAAGTTCTATGGGTCTTTTGATAAACCACTGGGAAGATACCTTcaagatgacttgtttgatcaa gCATCTTGTTGCCAGTCATGCAATGAGCCAACTGAAGCTCATGTCATATGTTATACTCACCGGCAAGGAAACCTGACAATCAATGTAAGGCGCCTTTCCTCTCTTAAGCTACCTGGTGAACGAGATGGGAAAATATGGATGTGGCACAGATGCCTTAGGTGTGCTCATATTGATGGGGTTCCTCCAGCAACTCATAGAGTGGTTATGTCTGATGCTGCTTGGGGACTTTCTTTTGGAAAGTTTTTGGAGCTTAGTTTTTCAAATCATGCAACTGCTAATCGTGTTGCAACTTGTGGTCATTCCTTGCAGAGGGACTGCCTTCGTTTCTATGG ATTTGGCAACATGATAGCATTTTTTCGCTATACCCCAATTGATATACTATCAGTACATTTGCCCCTATCAATGCTTGAGTTTAGTGGGGATATTCAACGAGAGTGGATAAGAAAAGAGGCAGCTGAG CTAATGGTCAAAGTGGAAATTTTATATGCGGAGGTATTGGATGTACTTGACAACATTGAACAAAAGAATAATTCATCAAATGCAAGTGACTTATCAAATCATATTATGGAACTAAGAGATCAGATTCAAAAGGAGAGAAATGATTACATT AGTTTGTTACAACCAACTGCTATCGAGACATCACATCTTGATTTGACAACTATGGACATCCTAGAACTGAATTGCTTAAAGCGTTCACTTCTAATTGGTTTGCATGTATGGGATCGACGACTTAATTCATTGGATTCTCATCTTGGGAAAGGTTCTGCATTCAAAGGTAAACCTGGTCTCTCCAAGGATGGGAAACTTGATGCTTATCGACAAAAAACCTACAAATCTACAGATTCACTAGAACCTCCTAAAAGTGACGCACGATTGGAGCAAAACTCTAGTTTGCCAACCTTTGAATCTGATGTGCCAGAAGAATTGGACCTTGCATTGTGTATTGAAAATAAAGTGGAGAATGAGGAAACAGATAAAAGTGTCCATTCTCCTACATCTACATTATCTGAAAGAATAGATTCTGCTTGGATAGGTACTGATCTACTTACATTAAAAGTTCAATATCCAGAAGCATATCAGGGAAATGAGCTCCAAACTCGCTTGGTCAAGCCAACAAGTAAAATCGATAATCTTCCTTTGAGAAAGGTAGCTTCTCCAATGAGGGTTCATTCTTTTGATTCTGTATTGAGACTCCAAGCAAGAATTCAAAAAGGATTGCACCCCTCAACATTGCATTTATCAACACTTAAATCATTTCATGCTACTAGAGATTATAGGACTATGGTGAGAGATCCTGTTTCTAATGTGACAAGTACCTACTCTTATACATTGCCATTTGAGGCACAAAAGTTGAATTTATCACTTCGATCCACACCCACGTTAATCAATTGTGCATCTCATGTGGCTGAAGGGGCTCGGCTACTTCTTGTGCAGAGGGTTCACAGTGATATCGTTATTGCTGTTTATGACAATGATCCCGCAAGTATAATATCATATGCTCTTAGTTCAAAAGAATATGAAGAATGGGTTGATGATAAGTCCATTAAAATGGGAGGAGGTTGGAGTATTATTGATAGAAGCAAAAAAGATTCTGCAACTTCCAGCTTTTCACCCTGGCAGCCATTTGGTTCACTTGACACGGATTATACACATTTTGGAAGTTTTGGCTCTGAAGATACTTCATCATCCATTGGTGCCATGTTTACTGATACAAAAAGGTCTCCACATTTAATAGTTTCTTTTGGAGATGACTCTTATGTTGGTGGTGGCATAGTGAAGTTTTCTGTTACTTGTTATTTTGCAAAACAATTTTATTCTCTTAGAAGAAAATGTTGCCCTAATGAAGTGGATTTTGTACGTTCCTTAAGCCGCTGTCAGAAATGGAGTGCACAAGGGGGAAAGAGCAATGTGTATTTTGCCAAATCGTTAGATGAGAGATTCATTATAAAGCAAGTACAAAAAACAGAGCTAGAATCTTTTAATGAATTTGCACCAGAGTACTTCAAGTATTTGTCTGATTCTCTTAGCTCAGGAAGCCCAACTTGCCTTGCAAAAATTCTTGGTATTTATCAG GTCTCTGTAAAACACTTGAAAGGTGGGAAAGAAACAAAAATGGATCTTGTGGTAATGGAGAACTTATTTTTCAGAAGAAGTATATCTAGGATTTATGATCTTAAGGGCTCTGCAAGATCACGATATAATCCAGACACATCAGGAAGAAACAAAGTACTATTAGACATGAATCTGTTAGAAACATTGCGAACAGAGCCTATTTTTCTTGGAAGCAAGGCAAAGAGAATTCTCGAGAGAGCTATTTGGAATGACACATCTTTCTTGGCA TCTATCGCAGTCATGGACTACTCGTTATTGGTTGGATTGGATGAGGAGCACAATGAGCTTGTATTAGGAATCATTGATTTCATGAGACAATATACCTGGGACAAGCACTTGGAGACATGGGTTAAAGCATCTGGGATACTAGGTGGGCCAAAAAATGCGTCCCCAACAATTATTTCTCCCAAACAATACAAGAAAAGATTCCGAAAAGCAATGACTGCATATTTTCTCACAGTACCTGATCAATGGACTTTGTGA